The following proteins are co-located in the Silene latifolia isolate original U9 population chromosome 1, ASM4854445v1, whole genome shotgun sequence genome:
- the LOC141612448 gene encoding U-box domain-containing protein 9 encodes MAKTVVISEIDSAKIVELKKELLILVKALLEDEQDNNSLNSCHIDAIDKAKEVLSCLKEVKLKKTTSLKVDDDEHSDASLCCPPEFRCPLSKRLMKDPVIISTGQTYDRPFIQQWLKAGHRVCPLTQQVLSHSVVTPNFLIRELISQWCKIRGIESPDPVASTINEDELTAADREQFVSLLDKMSKTIPEQKAAAKELRLFTKRMPSFRAYFGESSEAIPRLLKPLTQRSGCDPYLQEDLITTLLNISIHDSNKKLVAETPMVIPLLIDALNSGSPETRSNAAAALFTLSALDSNKTLIGKSGALKSLIDLLDEGHPLAMKDAASAIFNLCIVQENKSRAVREGAVSVILKKIKDGVHVDELLAILAMLSTHQRAVEELPELGAVPVLLRIVRESSCARNRENCIAILYTICVNDRNKLRDLREEERAHGTLSLLAQDGTSRAKRKASGILERLNRARNITQTTR; translated from the exons ATGGCAAAAACTGTTGTAATTTCTGAGATTGATTCAGCTAAAATTGTTGAATTAAAAAAAGAGTTATTAATTTTGGTTAAAGCTCTTTTAGAGGATGAACAAGATAATAATTCATTGAATTCATGTCATATTGACGCCATTGATAAAGCTAAGGAGGTTTTATCGTGTTTGAAAGAGGTTAAATTGAAGAAAACGACGTCgttgaaggttgatgatgatgaacaTTCTGATGCTTCTCTGTGTTGTCCTCCTGAATTTCGTTGTCCTCTTTCTAAACGTCTCATGAAGGATCCTGTTATTATCTCTACTGGCCAG ACTTATGACAGACCATTCATTCAGCAATGGTTGAAAGCAGGGCATAGGGTATGCCCTCTCACGCAACAGGTTCTTTCTCACTCGGTCGTTACTCCAAATTTCTTAATAAGAGAACTGATTTCTCAGTGGTGCAAGATCCGGGGGATTGAATCCCCGGATCCGGTTGCTAGTACTATAAATGAGGATGAACTAACCGCGGCTGACCGAGAACAGTTCGTATCACTTCTTGATAAAATGTCTAAGACAATACCGGAGCAAAAAGCAGCAGCTAAGGAACTCCGACTCTTTACAAAGCGAATGCCTTCTTTTCGGGCATATTTTGGTGAATCGAGTGAAGCTATTCCCCGGTTGTTAAAGCCTCTAACACAAAGGAGCGGATGTGATCCTTATCTCCAAGAGGACTTGATCACGACTTTATTGAACATATCGATCCATGATAGTAACAAAAAACTTGTTGCCGAGACGCCAATGGTGATCCCCTTACTAATTGATGCACTAAACAGTGGATCTCCTGAAACTCGGAGTAATGCAGCCGCTGCACTCTTCACGTTGTCAGCTCTCGATTCAAACAAGACCCTTATTGGGAAATCGGGAGCATTGAAATCGTTGATTGATCTTTTGGACGAAGGGCATCCTTTAGCCATGAAGGATGCAGCCTCTGCCATCTTTAACCTGTGTATTGTGCAGGAGAACAAGTCACGGGCAGTTCGGGAAGGGGCGGTGAGTGTAATACTGAAAAAAATCAAGGATGGAGTTCATGTTGATGAATTGTTGGCAATACTAGCAATGCTCTCGACACATCAACGAGCAGTCGAAGAACTGCCCGAGCTCGGGGCAGTTCCCGTCTTATTAAGGATCGTTCGGGAGAGCAGTTGTGCTCGAAATAGGGAGAATTGCATTGCCATCTTATACACAATATGTGTAAATGACCGAAATAAATTACGAGACCTACGAGAAGAGGAGCGAGCCCATGGTACACTATCGCTACTAGCTCAAGATGGTACTTCAAGGGCCAAGAGAAAAGCTAGTGGCATACTCGAGAGACTAAACCGAGCTCGTAACATCACACAAACCACTCGATAA